Proteins encoded together in one Telopea speciosissima isolate NSW1024214 ecotype Mountain lineage chromosome 6, Tspe_v1, whole genome shotgun sequence window:
- the LOC122665807 gene encoding thaumatin-like protein 1b encodes MDTYRAHNPLLFVFFLTLVAGGLSLTFNFKNSCSYTVWPGTLTGDNKAQLSSTGFELASGATSSVDFTAGWSGRIWGRTYCSSSSGSFSCETADCGSSQVSCNGAGANPPASLVEFTIGSSSTEKDFYDISLVDGFNLPVSVAPQGGTGDCQTVGCSGNVNSVCPSELSVTGADGITIACKSACAALGKDEYCCTGAYNTAATCPPTSYSQIFEEQCPQAYSYAYDDETSTFTCAGANYLITFCP; translated from the exons ATGGATACCTACAGAGCACACAACCCActtctcttcgtcttcttcctcacCCTTGTCGCAG GCGGTTTGTCACTTACCTTCAATTTCAAAAACAGCTGTAGTTACACAGTATGGCCAGGAACATTAACAGGAGATAACAAGGCCCAACTCTCTTCAACTGGTTTCGAGTTGGCCTCTGGAGCTACAAGTTCCGTAGATTTCACGGCTGGTTGGTCAGGCAGGATCTGGGGTCGAAC atattgttcatcttcaagtggAAGTTTTAGTTGTGAAACCGCAGACTGTGGGTCCAGTCAAGTTTCTTGCAATGGTGCAGGAGCAAATCCACCAGCCAGCTTGGTAGAATTCACTATTGGAAGTAGTAGCACAGAGAAGGACTTCTACGACATCAGCCTTGTGGACGGATTCAACTTGCCGGTCTCAGTGGCTCCACAAGGTGGAACCGGTGATTGCCAAACGGTGGGATGTTCAGGTAATGTGAACTCGGTATGCCCTTCCGAGTTGAGTGTGACGGGTGCTGATGGTATTACAATTGCTTGCAAGAGTGCGTGTGCTGCGTTAGGGAAGGATGAGTATTGTTGCACTGGTGCCTATAATACGGCTGCCACTTGTCCACCCACGAGCTACTCGCAAATCTTCGAGGAACAGTGTCCTCAAGCCTACAGTTACGCATATGATGATGAGACAAGCACATTTACATGCGCCGGTGCTAATTACCTCATCACCTTCTGCCCTTAG